ctaatacaaattcaaatttattatcatcatcatcatcatcaccaccaacaataataattaataataatgaatataatgaaaaattaaaagaggaaattgaaaaagattatattaaatcaattaaacaagaattattttgttttcatACAAGAGTATCATATGAAGAGGATACATTAGGTATTGGTATATCAATTGTTGATAAGAAAGGTAAAATcgatgaaattaaatgttCATTcgatttattatcattgacAGCATTTAATCAAGGTGTTAGAAATTCAATTCTAAAGGAACAATTCACTCATTGGTTACCATTGTATTTGAATCAACAACATGGTGAAACCGCTTGGAAATGTTTAGAGTCTGCAATCGTAGATATATTACATAGTAAGAAATTCTCACCAGATTTAGCTTCACAATTCCTTTGCATCGCTATGAATTCAATTTGTGTTCAAATGATGAAGGGTGCAGTTCATGCTTCCATTAGACTACTAGAAGGTTATTGCTCATTTCATCAATTGTTTGTTCAATTGGTTAAACGTTATCCTGATCTATTGGCTGAAATTAATAAGAAAATCTATAATTTCATCTATATACCAGAACATAGaactaaaaaattaacaagtGCATTGGGTGAATTCTTACCGCTATTAACAGTTTCAGATTACTCTTGGGAAGATGTTTCAAGGGTTTATATCGATGAAAATTTCGATAGAAATGTATTTTGGGTTTTACGTCGTCATCCTGAATTTGGAATAACTGAACCAAATCCAATCATAGATAGTAATAGACCAAGTTGTACTTTTGATGTCACTCAAGTCTCAATTCGTTTGTTAATGTTTCATGTTTATTTCTTAAAGAATGTCGCTAGACCCAATGGTGCAAGCTTAGAAACTATTTCACAATCTTATGATAGATTAATGGGTAGACCTCCAACTCATGTTCGTGATAATCTTCAAAAAGAAGTTAAAGAAATTATGAGAATTACAACTTGGTCtcaattctttaataaaattggtatACCACCACCTGATGAAATTGGTCTAATTGAATGGTTACGTAAATCTGTTGTAAatagttttgaaaaaaagtatcattttaaaattcaaaaatcaaaattaatggAAACTTAtgaattacaacaacagcaacaactacaacaacaacaacaacagcaacaagaACAATTAAAGTATCCTCAACAACAAACTCAACTTCAACAATTATCATTACAActtcaaaaacaacaacaacaacaacttcaacaacagcaatatCATCAAAATACATTTAGTACAACAATTGTTCATAATCAATTTGAAcctttatcaaattcaacttCCTCAACTCCAAATCGTTCACCAACtttagataaaaataataaaagaaatagaaataataataatgataataaaaataataatgaagatgatgaagatgaaattgattttacaggatttaatttattattatcaccagaATCACACCTCACTTCACCAATTTTACAATCACCCTCTTCACCTTTCCCTTCAAGATTAGTTTGGAGTTATAATTCTCAATTACCAAAGATTGATTCTATGTCacttaatgaaaatgatcaaTCTTTATTCCCACCTTTACCTTctaaaccaattaataataaaagagtTATAACAACATCACTTCCACAACCACCTTcaacaaattataataatattaataataataataataataataataataataataataataataataataataataataataataataataaagcaCCATATggaaacaataataataataactataataataataaagcaccatatggaaataataataataataattataataatagagtAAGAGtttgtaatttctttttaaatgataaatggTGTCGTTATGGTGCAAATTGTAAAATGTCTCATGATGAAGGTGAAAAAGAGagaatcttaaaaaaaaataataaaaaacaataattaaaaggtgataatagaaatttttttaggaatttttttttttttattttattatttatttaatatattttatattttatataataataaacccaTTACCTGTACActataaacttttaaatttttaatatcattaaaatttgttgattcttgttgattatcattatttatgaaattaaaataaattaattcttcattttcaccACCTGCTAATAATCTACAACCTTGAAGAGTTTCATCATAGTatgaaattcttttaatatatGGGTAATCTTTATCAAGTTCAAATGTATGAATTGTaagatttgaatttgaattatcaaagtttactaataaattaccattaataGTATgatcaccattaccattaaaagtttcattataaattaaaaattcatttccATGGAAATCTTTATAAAAACCTgctaaaaatgaatttgggATAATTGGAATTTCTTGTTTAATAagataattttcaatttgttgaattttagATGCTTCTTCATTTAATAGGATTTCATATATTGGTACTAAAATAtcaattgttgaattaatataaatatctGGTGAATTAATatctgataatgatgaaaagaaGAATCCTAATTTTAATGGTCTAACAAATGCCATATTTGAGTGGTATCCTGTTAAATCACCATTCTTTGCTGATATCCAAATTGAATTACTTGTATCATATGTATGTAAAAAAGGTATACCATAAACACTAAATCCGTCTCTTAAAAGGTTCATTGgtgaaaataattcatttaatgtTGTTTCttctaaataaaatgatgATTCACTCTGTTGCTGATTTTCATCACTTAATAAGAAGATCATAAATTTAGCCATATCATTAGCAGTTGAAAAAATGCCACCACCTGGTGAATTCCAACCAGCTGGTGAAATTGGAGCAATTGAAAAACTACCATTACTCTTTTTATATAATCCAATTGCCATATTATCTTTAACTTTTTCATCATAATTAAATGTAGTATTATCCATTcctaatgatttaaaaatattatttgtaaccCAGTATTCATATGCTTGTTGTTctttcattgtttttttcatttttaatgattcacCTAAAACTCTACCAAGTAATGAAAATcctaaatttgaataatgtgataaaatatttggttgttttgaaattaaaaattgttttgataattttgaaagtATGACTTTATCATTACATTTATTTGTTCCATAATCAATTCTATCACATGGAGTCTCTCTTGCCAAACCACTTTGATGAGATGCCAATTGTCTAAatgtaattttttcatttcttttatctttataaattgaattaattttaaattgtggGAAATAATCACGAATATCATCATCCAATGAATTTATAATACCTTGATCTCTTAATTTAAACATCATTAATGATGTAAAAGTTTTTGTAATACTTGCAATTCTAATACTtttgaaatataaaaaaaaataataaaaaaaaattattattaaaaatataaaaataaaaaacaattttttaatatcataaaattatttcataCTTATTATTAAgagttaaatttaaagaattttcatCTAATGGATTTATTTTTCCATATGCTTTAGAGAAAATTATTTCATCCTTGTATACGATAGTGGCaataaatgatgaaatattatctgatttcatttttgtttgaattaaattatcaatttcattatatgcttttaataataaaggatgattttgatcaatttttattggttttggATATGTTGGAcatgttttaaataaatttaaaaatgtaaatattaaaattattatatatttataatttgtattcattttttaattttttttctttttattaaattttttttattatttaatttttttttttttttctttctttttttttttaaaaataaaataaaaaaattttttaataattaaattaatttaataattccatGAAAGTTGAGGGGTGATCAATATTTACACACACACACCCACTTGGTAAACagttactttttttttgtgtgggTTTTAGTGGTAAAGTGTAAAATctcatttttatcttttggtgatgttttataaataaattaaaaaataaaaataaacaccCCAAAAGTgaacagaaaaaaaaaaaagaaaaaaaataaaattaaaatttatttttattatatttctattattagaataaaaactatttaaaactatttaaataataaagaaccCATAATTTGAACactataaacaaataaattatttatatcaatattttgattattattattattattaaaatcaataattgtaccattaatatctttaaaagtgaaataaattaattcatcattaCTTCCACTAGCTATTGTTCTACAAGTTGGTATTGATTCATTATAGAatgaaattcttttaatatatGGATATTCATTATCAAGTTcgaatttatttaaaactaaacTTGCACCATTATAACTTACTAATaatctatttaaataatcaccATATGttgtttgatttaaaattaaaaatttattaccatAATCATTTGTATAAATTCCAATTAAAAGTGAATGAGggatttttgaaataaaaatagattccatagtattatttgttgttgttgttgttgttgttgttgttgttgttgttgttgttgttgaatttgaacttgttgttgttgaattaattacTGAATCTATTGCTGCTtgttctaataattttttataaactggtattaaaatatcaattgcAGCATTTGTATAAACATCGCTACTACTAACACTtgttaatgatgaaaaaaataaacctaATTTGTATGGTTTTACAAATGCAATATTTGATACATATCCTTGTAAGTCTccattttttgataaaatccAAAGAGAATTATTGGTACTATACGAATGTAAAAATGGCATACCATAGGAAGCAGACCCATCGTTTAACAAATTACTTGgtgaaaataattcatttaatgttgattcttttaaataGGATGGTGATCTTATATCTAgtgaattattattcataccTAATAAATGTATCAATAGTTTACCCATATCTCTTGCAGTTGAaaaaacaccaccaccaggtGAATTCCAACCTGATTTTGTCATTGATGGTATTGAatatttaccattattatttactaatCCTGGTGcagtattattaataatatcttcATAATTGAATGTTGTATTATTCATTCCCAAtggtttaaatatattatttgtaacCCAATATTCATATGGCTCTTGTTCTTTCATTCTTTTCATTCTTAATGATTCACCTAAAGTTCTACCAAGTAAAGAATATcctaaatttgaataatgTGATAAAGTAGttggttttgaaattaaaaattgttttgataattttgctaaaataattttctcTGTACAATTACTTGTTCCAAATTCATTTCTATGACATGGTGTCTCTCTTGATAAACCACTTTGATGTGATGCCAATTGTCTAAATGTTATAaacttttcttctttttttttaaaaattgatttaatcttAAATTTTGGGAAATAATCACGAATATCATCAtctaatgaattaattatacCTTGGTCTCTTAATTTAAACATCATTAATGATGTAAATACTTTTGTAACACTTGAAATTctaaaactaaataataattattttaaattaaaaaaacatataaaagatttttttaaaataactttttaatttctttaaatacaTACTTATGATCAAGAGTTAAATTTGGTGAGTTAATATCTAAATAGTTCAATTTACCATATGCTTTTGAAAAAACAACTTTGTCCATGTAAACAATAGTTGCAACAAATGATTTAACACCATCAGCTTTCATTTTACTTTggattaataaatcaatatcattataagcttttaataataatgggtcattttgatcaattttaattggtaaagGATAAGTTGGACatgaatataataaattagcaaatgtaaataacaaaaataaatataaataatatttcatttttttttttttttttttgataataatataataattattttatttttcatttaaatagttaatttttttttttttttttattaaattgaattgattataataaattcgAAATCctgattaaaaaatttgttcGAATTCATCTTAGATAGTTGTAAATTTGTAGGTATTAAATGAGAAATCTATCTGATCTTATTCTaaactaaaattttattagaaatccatcatttttattgttttaattttgttgaaaaaaaaaaaaaaagtgttttgggcaattgaatattattggtcaaaacaaaacaaatctAAATGTTTTCAGTTGGACTCTTAGTGGGacgaataaaaaaaaaaattaaaaaatctatttttgtcattttttttaaaatttgaaaaaaaaaatttttcattttttaatgttgaaaAGTAAATTCTAGAACACCCAAAAATACACGATAatataaaatgtaaaaaaatggatgagatcatataaaaaaaaaaaaaacagaataatctaattcatattttttaaaaatttatttatttttcattttttgtaattgttattattacttaaaaaaaaaaaaaaaaaaaaaaaaaaagtagttgtaactatttaattaaatcttttttttttttttttctttttttattttctttttaaaaaaaataataaataaataaaaaaactataaattaatttattatttaaaaatcgAATTGACCCtttgttaaattaaattcatcaattatGGTATTATTGATGTTTGCAACAAATTGCCAATTTAAggttgttgaattaattacatttaataaaccaaatcCATTGATCGAAGTTCTAAGACCAGTTGT
This region of Dictyostelium discoideum AX4 chromosome 3 chromosome, whole genome shotgun sequence genomic DNA includes:
- a CDS encoding hypothetical protein (Similar to Dictyostelium discoideum (Slime mold). Inositol 5-phosphatase 2), with product MKYYLYLFLLFTFANLLYSCPTYPLPIKIDQNDPLLLKAYNDIDLLIQSKMKADGVKSFVATIVYMDKVVFSKAYGKLNYLDINSPNLTLDHKYVFKEIKNFRISSVTKVFTSLMMFKLRDQGIINSLDDDIRDYFPKFKIKSIFKKKEEKFITFRQLASHQSGLSRETPCHRNEFGTSNCTEKIILAKLSKQFLISKPTTLSHYSNLGYSLLGRTLGESLRMKRMKEQEPYEYWVTNNIFKPLGMNNTTFNYEDIINNTAPGLVNNNGKYSIPSMTKSGWNSPGGGVFSTARDMGKLLIHLLGMNNNSLDIRSPSYLKESTLNELFSPSNLLNDGSASYGMPFLHSYSTNNSLWILSKNGDLQGYVSNIAFVKPYKLGLFFSSLTSVSSSDVYTNAAIDILIPVYKKLLEQAAIDSVINSTTTSSNSTTTTTTTTTTTTTTTNNTMESIFISKIPHSLLIGIYTNDYGNKFLILNQTTYGDYLNRLLVSYNGASLVLNKFELDNEYPYIKRISFYNESIPTCRTIASGSNDELIYFTFKDINGTIIDFNNNNNNQNIDINNLFVYSVQIMERKKKKN